One Flagellimonas sp. CMM7 genomic region harbors:
- a CDS encoding family 16 glycoside hydrolase: protein MIYVNSAQVKTCITIALLIFGEFLYAQNIPLTPEQWKVVDNENNQELDLQVTEYKGMSAIHLGRHEIAKLTGMTYENFVLEMDVSGKAMPGIGFRANNLWDYEFLYFRVFSGGKNDAVQYIPVFNGSHPWQLYNEPFHETTAVFKPQEWFHIKVEVFGENMRVFVGEKERPNMQVELLQKECDKGSIFLKTSFAEAYFSNIKIQALEKLFSIKEPKTQYKYITKWEISEQLQGSIHSQRQYFNWIKSAEKNHKWQNIEADKTGMINMAQYYDHPKESAFAKTTINSDVAKTVTLAYDYTQVLLISLNDKIVFYGRELDIENFMRVTDREQTLELSLNEGENKLVFWIRSDDEWQNQVGNPPYLGRKQAMNWGFTARLLEEE from the coding sequence ATGATATATGTAAATTCCGCTCAAGTTAAAACCTGCATTACTATTGCCTTATTGATTTTTGGTGAATTTCTGTATGCACAAAACATTCCACTAACACCAGAACAATGGAAAGTTGTGGACAATGAAAACAATCAGGAATTGGATTTACAAGTAACAGAATACAAGGGTATGTCGGCTATACATTTGGGAAGACATGAAATAGCAAAGCTAACAGGTATGACATACGAAAACTTTGTCTTGGAAATGGATGTTTCCGGAAAAGCAATGCCGGGCATCGGATTCAGGGCCAATAACTTATGGGATTATGAGTTTTTATATTTCCGGGTTTTTTCAGGAGGCAAGAATGATGCAGTTCAGTATATTCCTGTGTTCAATGGATCACATCCATGGCAATTGTACAATGAGCCTTTTCATGAAACAACAGCTGTATTTAAACCACAAGAATGGTTCCATATAAAAGTTGAAGTGTTTGGGGAAAATATGCGTGTCTTTGTTGGAGAAAAAGAACGGCCCAATATGCAAGTAGAACTTTTACAGAAAGAATGTGATAAGGGCAGTATTTTTTTGAAGACCAGTTTTGCCGAAGCTTATTTCAGTAACATAAAAATACAGGCGCTTGAAAAACTCTTTTCCATAAAAGAACCTAAGACACAGTATAAATACATTACAAAATGGGAAATTTCAGAACAACTGCAAGGTAGCATCCATTCTCAAAGACAATATTTTAATTGGATTAAAAGTGCCGAAAAAAACCATAAATGGCAAAACATTGAGGCTGATAAAACAGGGATGATCAATATGGCTCAATATTATGATCATCCAAAAGAATCTGCCTTTGCAAAAACAACAATTAATTCTGATGTTGCCAAAACAGTAACCCTGGCATATGATTATACCCAAGTATTGCTGATTTCTTTGAATGACAAGATTGTTTTTTATGGTCGCGAATTGGATATTGAAAATTTTATGCGTGTTACAGATAGGGAACAGACTTTGGAATTGTCATTGAATGAAGGAGAAAATAAATTGGTTTTTTGGATTCGTTCGGATGATGAATGGCAAAATCAGGTAGGAAACCCTCCATATTTGGGAAGGAAGCAGGCTATGAATTGGGGATTTACAGCAAGACTGCTAGAGGAGGAGTAG
- a CDS encoding cytochrome c family protein — translation MKKILLLLALGAFIASCGGKKEEKKDGFEVSRTKSEDKKIQADEGVPVDLNNKGIGPIKNLEFSDDIDKEMAARGEAKFNAICVACHMVDQRMIGPAMEGVFERRSPEWVMNMIMNPDEMLREDPIAKALLKEYNNAIMLNQNLNEAEARDLVEYLRTL, via the coding sequence ATGAAAAAAATACTCCTGTTATTGGCATTGGGTGCCTTTATAGCCAGCTGCGGTGGAAAAAAAGAAGAAAAAAAGGATGGTTTTGAAGTAAGCCGTACTAAATCTGAAGACAAAAAAATACAAGCCGATGAAGGTGTGCCCGTAGATTTGAATAATAAGGGAATTGGACCCATTAAAAATCTTGAGTTCTCTGATGATATTGACAAAGAAATGGCTGCTCGCGGGGAAGCAAAGTTCAATGCCATTTGCGTAGCCTGTCACATGGTAGACCAACGCATGATCGGCCCTGCAATGGAAGGTGTTTTTGAACGAAGAAGTCCAGAATGGGTAATGAACATGATCATGAATCCTGATGAAATGTTACGAGAAGACCCTATTGCCAAAGCCTTATTGAAAGAGTATAACAATGCCATTATGCTCAACCAAAACCTAAATGAAGCAGAAGCTAGGGATTTGGTAGAGTATCTGCGTACACTGTAA
- a CDS encoding YheT family hydrolase — translation MPLVYSAYRPPFFFRNGHLATIYAGLVRKVSNVVQKRERLFLEDGDFLDLDWSASSIPTQKLVVLLHGLEGDAQRPYITGSAKLFNKNGFDACAINYRGCSGEPNILYKSYHSGATEDLNEILNHILSTKNYSEIYLKGFSLGGNLLLKYLGERKQVPKEIKATVAVSVPCNLHNSCKQLLTKKNILYAKRFKKHLLAKLKQKQSLFPELIPDADIKDVKTLMDFDDIYTSKAHGFKDALDYYRKCSSLQVLSKITVPSLIINAADDSFLGTECYPYSEAEKNPNLSLEVPKYGGHVGFWGKNNITYTEKRALEFFTSN, via the coding sequence ATGCCTCTCGTTTATTCTGCCTATCGTCCACCATTCTTTTTTAGAAATGGGCATCTGGCAACTATCTATGCAGGGCTTGTTAGAAAAGTTTCCAATGTCGTTCAAAAAAGGGAAAGACTTTTTTTAGAGGATGGAGATTTTCTGGATTTGGATTGGAGTGCATCTTCTATTCCTACCCAAAAATTGGTTGTTCTACTCCATGGACTTGAAGGTGATGCGCAACGCCCTTATATTACAGGTAGTGCTAAACTCTTTAACAAAAATGGGTTTGATGCTTGTGCAATCAACTATCGAGGGTGCAGTGGTGAACCCAATATTTTATATAAATCCTATCATTCTGGTGCAACAGAAGATCTTAATGAAATTTTAAACCATATTCTTAGCACCAAAAATTATTCAGAAATCTACCTTAAGGGTTTCAGTTTGGGCGGAAATCTATTGCTCAAATATTTAGGTGAAAGAAAGCAGGTTCCAAAGGAAATTAAAGCGACTGTAGCAGTTTCTGTTCCCTGTAATTTGCACAATTCTTGCAAACAATTGCTGACTAAGAAGAATATATTGTACGCCAAACGGTTTAAAAAACACCTTTTGGCCAAACTTAAACAGAAGCAAAGTTTATTCCCTGAACTTATTCCAGATGCCGATATAAAGGACGTTAAGACACTTATGGATTTTGATGACATCTATACCAGCAAAGCTCATGGTTTTAAGGATGCTCTGGATTATTACAGAAAATGCAGTTCGCTGCAAGTTTTATCAAAAATTACGGTTCCAAGTTTGATTATCAATGCTGCGGACGATTCTTTTTTAGGTACTGAATGCTATCCTTACTCAGAAGCGGAAAAAAACCCAAACCTCTCTCTAGAGGTTCCAAAATACGGGGGCCATGTGGGGTTTTGGGGTAAAAACAATATCACATATACTGAAAAAAGGGCATTGGAGTTTTTTACATCAAATTGA
- a CDS encoding bestrophin family protein gives MYIKRNISWGIILRYAWKNLIFFTLYAGIIFFLYDSLNWKHIDIPFQPLSVIGIAVAFYIGFKNSQSYDRFWEGRKIWGGIVNYSRTWANNVLSFVENDREAQIALIYRHIAWINALRIQLRQPTSFSIRENRAVERLFDRHGERNPVCSGMDMFLSPEEVDGIENRKNVATHLIKKQGLHLKRLLKEGKITEFDKQVFHNNLEEMYNLQGKCERIKNTPFPRQYAYFSTLFTWIFVLLLPFGLLNVFETQLQELEVGHNWWYIVLMIFFSVLISWMFTTMEKIGSNSEDPFEGRINDVPMTALCRTIEIDLRDMLDEQNLPEKIKPQHNILY, from the coding sequence ATGTACATTAAAAGAAATATTAGTTGGGGTATCATTCTAAGGTATGCTTGGAAAAACCTCATTTTTTTTACCCTCTATGCAGGTATTATATTTTTTCTTTATGATTCGCTCAATTGGAAACATATTGACATTCCTTTTCAGCCTTTGTCCGTTATCGGTATAGCAGTGGCCTTTTATATAGGTTTTAAAAATAGCCAGAGTTATGACCGTTTTTGGGAGGGGCGAAAAATTTGGGGTGGTATTGTCAACTATTCTCGTACCTGGGCAAATAATGTATTAAGCTTTGTGGAAAATGACAGAGAGGCACAAATTGCATTGATTTACAGGCATATCGCATGGATTAATGCCCTACGGATTCAGTTACGCCAACCTACTAGTTTTTCAATAAGAGAAAATAGAGCCGTAGAACGTTTGTTTGATAGACATGGTGAACGAAATCCTGTTTGCAGTGGAATGGACATGTTTTTGTCACCCGAAGAGGTGGACGGTATAGAAAACAGAAAGAATGTTGCCACCCACCTCATAAAAAAACAAGGTTTACACCTTAAAAGATTATTGAAAGAAGGGAAAATCACAGAATTTGATAAGCAAGTTTTTCATAATAATCTAGAAGAAATGTATAACCTACAAGGAAAGTGTGAAAGAATAAAAAACACCCCCTTCCCCCGGCAATATGCATATTTCAGCACCTTGTTCACTTGGATTTTTGTTTTATTACTCCCCTTTGGCTTGTTAAATGTGTTTGAAACCCAATTACAGGAACTGGAAGTTGGTCATAACTGGTGGTACATTGTATTGATGATTTTCTTTTCGGTTTTGATTTCATGGATGTTTACAACCATGGAGAAAATAGGGAGCAATAGTGAAGACCCATTTGAAGGTCGTATTAACGATGTTCCAATGACCGCTTTGTGCAGAACTATAGAAATTGATTTAAGAGATATGCTTGATGAGCAAAATCTACCGGAAAAGATAAAACCACAGCATAATATTTTGTATTAA
- a CDS encoding UBP-type zinc finger domain-containing protein has protein sequence MGLRVKKCEHLQAISEVKKANGYECEECIKTGDVWVHLRTCQECGTTLCCDSSPNKHASKHASSHSHPVISSAEPNENWMWCYVHESIAKY, from the coding sequence ATGGGGCTACGTGTAAAAAAATGCGAACATCTTCAAGCTATTTCTGAAGTGAAAAAAGCAAATGGATACGAATGTGAAGAATGTATAAAAACGGGTGATGTATGGGTACATTTACGCACCTGTCAGGAATGTGGAACAACCTTGTGCTGTGATAGCTCACCTAATAAGCATGCAAGCAAACATGCCAGTTCACATAGCCATCCTGTGATTAGCTCTGCAGAACCCAACGAAAATTGGATGTGGTGTTACGTCCATGAATCAATCGCTAAATACTAA
- a CDS encoding FAD-dependent oxidoreductase → MKDPRFPELTQRQITILKTYGEVENHSSEEKIFALGDLQYDFFVVLDGEVSIEDPYNDNAVIVAHKKNEFTGDSGMLSNRGAQFHAITKGDTTSVLRIAPKKLKEAIARHSDISDVLLNAFLLRQETVLSEFTGGIKLVGSGNSKETYAIRDFMDKNHIWYNFLDIDVSESALELLGNFNLSKEDLPFLINSDAKVCPNPSLEQLARYSGVLMDFEDKVFDLLVIGAGPAGLAGSVYAASEGLSVVTIDSKAPGGQAGKSSKIENYLGFPTGISGSDLANKAYVQAQKFGCNISIPHKAEKIEHTGSHFILYATNDKTIKTKAIMAATGANYRSLPIDNIEKYEGSGVYYSATGMNASACKNELVGVVGGGNSAGQAALFLANHAKEVHVILRGGDLGAKMSDYLVQRIEAAENIFVHLHTQVTELYGQYHLESLVLENKTGEKTPKNITNLFTFIGARPCTEWLQGLVATDEKGFICTGPGIKQEELHKCSIYTGREPQSLETSIPGFFAVGDVRKGSVKRVASAVGEGSMCVSQVHQFLADLKNVEAIEA, encoded by the coding sequence ATGAAAGATCCCCGTTTTCCAGAACTTACTCAAAGACAGATAACCATTTTAAAAACATATGGAGAGGTAGAAAATCACTCATCAGAGGAGAAAATATTTGCGCTTGGAGATTTACAATATGATTTTTTTGTTGTTTTAGATGGTGAGGTTTCTATTGAGGATCCCTATAATGATAATGCAGTTATTGTAGCACATAAAAAGAATGAATTTACTGGGGATAGTGGTATGCTTTCTAACCGTGGGGCTCAGTTTCATGCCATTACCAAAGGAGACACCACCAGTGTGCTCAGGATTGCTCCAAAAAAGCTGAAAGAAGCTATAGCAAGACATAGTGATATTAGTGATGTATTGTTAAATGCATTTTTGCTTCGCCAAGAAACCGTGCTGTCAGAATTCACAGGTGGAATAAAACTGGTGGGTTCCGGCAACTCAAAAGAAACATATGCTATCCGGGATTTTATGGATAAAAACCATATTTGGTATAATTTTTTAGATATTGATGTATCAGAATCCGCCCTCGAGCTTTTAGGGAATTTTAATCTTTCTAAAGAAGATTTGCCTTTTCTGATCAACAGTGATGCTAAAGTGTGTCCAAATCCCTCACTGGAGCAATTAGCACGTTACTCAGGGGTCTTGATGGATTTTGAGGATAAGGTCTTTGACCTTTTGGTCATAGGTGCTGGACCTGCCGGACTGGCAGGAAGTGTTTATGCTGCTTCAGAAGGATTAAGTGTGGTCACTATTGATAGTAAAGCACCAGGCGGACAGGCAGGCAAGAGTTCAAAAATTGAAAATTATTTAGGTTTTCCTACGGGAATTTCTGGGAGTGACTTGGCGAACAAAGCTTATGTACAAGCTCAAAAGTTTGGGTGCAATATTTCTATTCCACATAAGGCGGAAAAGATAGAGCATACCGGGAGTCATTTTATTCTTTATGCAACGAATGATAAAACCATAAAGACCAAAGCCATTATGGCGGCAACGGGTGCAAATTACCGTAGTTTACCAATTGATAATATTGAAAAATATGAAGGTAGTGGAGTATATTATTCTGCCACCGGAATGAACGCTTCAGCCTGTAAAAATGAATTGGTCGGGGTAGTTGGGGGGGGAAATTCAGCAGGTCAAGCGGCACTTTTTTTAGCAAATCATGCAAAGGAAGTACATGTTATATTACGGGGAGGTGATCTAGGTGCGAAAATGAGCGATTATTTGGTGCAACGAATAGAAGCTGCAGAAAACATATTTGTACATCTGCATACCCAGGTAACCGAGTTATATGGTCAATATCATCTAGAATCTCTGGTATTAGAAAATAAAACAGGAGAAAAAACACCAAAGAACATTACCAACCTTTTCACTTTTATTGGTGCCAGACCTTGTACAGAATGGTTACAAGGATTGGTTGCCACAGACGAAAAAGGATTTATATGCACTGGTCCTGGAATAAAACAAGAGGAACTGCACAAATGTTCTATTTATACCGGGAGAGAACCTCAATCTTTGGAAACCAGTATTCCCGGTTTTTTCGCCGTGGGCGATGTAAGAAAAGGCTCTGTAAAACGCGTTGCATCTGCAGTAGGAGAAGGGTCCATGTGCGTTAGCCAAGTGCATCAGTTTTTGGCTGATTTAAAGAATGTGGAAGCTATAGAAGCTTAA
- a CDS encoding nitronate monooxygenase family protein — translation MSQKAEFIKDLSLPAVAAPMFLISGPKLVIECCKNGIVGTFPALNQRTSEGFEEWLIQIKSELKEFKEETGKKPAPFGVNLIVHPTNPRLQADVMLCVKHKVPLVITSLGAVSQVVDAIHSYGGLVFHDIIKKRHAEKASEAGVDGLILVAAGAGGHAGSINPMSLIAEVKKIFKKTILLSGCISTGQDIASAMQMGADLAYMGTRFINSEESKAPEEYRKMIIDAGASDVVYTAAISGVHANFLAPSLQAAGITQEDLKKDHKIDFGKELDTEAKAWKTIWSAGQGVTTIENVMPVSELVNTLKSEFKTAIEEQAKLLETYPK, via the coding sequence ATGAGCCAAAAAGCCGAATTCATCAAAGACCTTTCTCTCCCTGCCGTTGCAGCTCCCATGTTTCTTATTTCTGGGCCCAAGCTAGTTATAGAGTGCTGTAAAAATGGAATTGTAGGTACTTTTCCCGCACTTAACCAACGTACAAGTGAAGGTTTTGAAGAATGGCTCATCCAAATAAAATCAGAACTAAAGGAGTTTAAAGAAGAAACTGGTAAAAAACCAGCCCCTTTTGGAGTCAATCTCATAGTTCATCCAACAAATCCAAGATTACAAGCTGATGTCATGCTTTGTGTAAAACACAAAGTCCCGTTGGTCATTACCTCATTGGGAGCTGTAAGTCAAGTAGTAGACGCCATTCATAGCTATGGAGGTTTGGTTTTTCATGATATCATTAAAAAAAGACATGCTGAAAAAGCTTCAGAAGCTGGTGTTGATGGACTTATCCTTGTTGCTGCAGGAGCAGGAGGACATGCTGGAAGTATCAACCCTATGAGTTTGATTGCTGAAGTGAAAAAAATCTTTAAGAAGACCATACTACTTTCTGGTTGCATTAGTACTGGGCAAGATATTGCCTCTGCCATGCAAATGGGAGCCGACTTGGCTTATATGGGAACGCGTTTTATAAACTCAGAAGAAAGCAAAGCGCCGGAAGAATACCGAAAAATGATTATTGATGCCGGAGCAAGTGATGTGGTTTATACGGCAGCTATTTCTGGAGTACACGCCAATTTTTTAGCACCAAGTCTTCAAGCTGCAGGAATTACTCAAGAAGATCTTAAAAAGGACCATAAAATTGACTTTGGAAAAGAATTGGATACCGAAGCCAAGGCTTGGAAAACCATTTGGTCTGCAGGACAAGGGGTAACTACAATTGAAAATGTAATGCCTGTTTCTGAGCTGGTGAATACTTTAAAATCTGAATTTAAAACGGCTATCGAGGAACAAGCGAAACTTTTGGAAACTTATCCAAAATAA
- a CDS encoding thioesterase family protein produces MFFKEFEIRWSDLDANRHLANSAYINFMSHTRMAYLGKLGFNQKSMAQHNIGPVVFYEHMYYFKEVFPGKPVKVSLGFKGMSEDGMFFEFQHDFYDADGKNFASCEMMGAWMDLKERSLTALPQVFLDAFDKMEKVEDFKTLTKADTRKFFKIPKDLV; encoded by the coding sequence ATGTTTTTTAAAGAATTTGAAATACGCTGGAGCGATTTGGATGCCAATCGCCACTTAGCTAATTCGGCTTATATCAATTTTATGAGCCATACACGGATGGCATATCTTGGAAAACTTGGGTTTAATCAAAAGTCCATGGCGCAACATAATATTGGTCCAGTGGTCTTTTATGAACACATGTACTACTTTAAGGAAGTCTTTCCTGGGAAACCGGTAAAAGTTTCACTTGGTTTTAAAGGGATGAGTGAGGATGGAATGTTCTTTGAATTTCAACATGATTTTTACGATGCCGATGGGAAAAATTTTGCCAGTTGCGAAATGATGGGTGCATGGATGGATTTAAAAGAACGCAGTTTAACCGCTTTACCTCAAGTATTTTTGGATGCTTTTGATAAAATGGAGAAAGTGGAAGATTTTAAAACCTTAACCAAAGCGGATACCCGAAAGTTTTTTAAGATTCCTAAGGATTTGGTTTAG
- a CDS encoding DMT family transporter: protein MSKRTLAILAAIGATTIYGINHTIAKGVMPHYVGPFGFIMLRVVGAAILFWGISFLGPKEKIQKKDWGRILVCAILGMVINMLAFFKGLQLSTPINSAVLVTITPIIVVILSAFFLREKITLNKGLGILLGFIGAIALILFGAEIRQDAPNIPLGNFLFIVNATSYGAYLIVVKKLIEKYHPFTLMKWLFTIAVIINFPITLPEFMEIEWSTIPLWAYGSIAFVVIGTTFMTYLFNVFALTELKASTVGAFVYVQPLFGILFALFSGKDQLTLVKIMATVLVLLGVYLASKKPKPNP, encoded by the coding sequence ATGAGCAAAAGAACACTAGCAATTTTGGCGGCCATAGGTGCCACCACCATTTATGGGATCAACCATACTATTGCTAAGGGTGTTATGCCCCACTATGTGGGGCCTTTTGGATTTATAATGCTGCGCGTGGTAGGTGCTGCCATCCTATTTTGGGGCATTTCCTTTTTAGGACCAAAAGAAAAAATTCAAAAAAAAGACTGGGGCAGAATATTGGTTTGCGCCATTTTGGGAATGGTCATAAATATGCTGGCGTTTTTTAAAGGTCTACAACTGTCAACGCCTATAAACAGCGCCGTTTTGGTAACCATCACCCCAATTATTGTTGTAATCTTATCCGCTTTTTTTCTGCGTGAAAAAATAACCTTGAACAAGGGGCTCGGTATACTTTTAGGTTTTATTGGAGCCATAGCTTTGATTCTTTTTGGAGCAGAAATACGACAAGATGCCCCCAATATTCCTCTGGGGAATTTTCTTTTTATAGTAAATGCAACATCTTATGGCGCTTACCTTATCGTGGTAAAAAAGTTAATTGAAAAATACCATCCATTTACATTGATGAAGTGGTTGTTTACCATTGCAGTAATCATTAATTTCCCAATAACTCTGCCCGAATTTATGGAGATAGAATGGTCTACTATTCCATTGTGGGCCTATGGATCTATTGCCTTCGTTGTTATTGGCACCACATTTATGACCTACCTTTTTAATGTATTTGCACTTACAGAATTAAAGGCATCAACAGTAGGGGCTTTTGTCTATGTCCAGCCCTTATTTGGAATTTTATTTGCGCTGTTTTCGGGCAAAGACCAACTTACCCTGGTTAAAATAATGGCAACAGTTCTAGTGCTATTAGGCGTTTATCTGGCTAGTAAAAAACCTAAACCAAATCCTTAG
- a CDS encoding arsenate reductase family protein: protein MKKIYHLGSCSTCIRILKELQPLDGVVLQEIKTEAITTEQVEEMAAISGSYESLFSKRAMLFRQRGLHEQQLSEDDYKNLILEHYTFLKRPVTIVGQQIFVGNSKKIVQKAKEALHS from the coding sequence ATGAAAAAAATATACCACCTAGGAAGCTGCTCCACATGTATCCGCATTTTAAAAGAGTTGCAACCTCTCGATGGGGTAGTATTGCAAGAAATAAAAACTGAAGCCATTACAACAGAACAAGTTGAAGAAATGGCAGCAATATCCGGAAGCTATGAATCCCTGTTCAGTAAACGGGCCATGTTGTTCCGCCAAAGAGGATTGCATGAGCAACAATTATCTGAGGATGATTATAAAAATCTGATTCTTGAACACTATACATTCCTAAAACGACCGGTAACCATTGTTGGTCAGCAAATATTCGTGGGGAATTCTAAAAAAATAGTTCAAAAGGCAAAAGAGGCACTTCATTCATGA
- a CDS encoding aspartate/glutamate racemase family protein, translating into MKTIGLIGGMSWESSKIYYQHINEMVREKLGGSHSAKSLLSSVDFDEIERYSFSDNWDLIGNLMAQHAETLEKAGSDFVILCTNTIHLVSDAITGATSVPFLHIANATGEAIVKTGIKKVALLGTKFTMEKDFYTKILREEFDLEILVPNNEDMDTLHSIIYNELVKGVFKPESKEVCLGIIKKLEAQGAEGVILGCTELPMLISDSEVATPTFDTTKIHAQKAVDFALS; encoded by the coding sequence ATGAAAACTATTGGCTTAATAGGAGGAATGAGTTGGGAGTCCTCTAAAATATATTACCAACATATAAATGAAATGGTTCGGGAAAAATTAGGTGGATCTCACTCTGCTAAAAGTTTGCTCTCATCAGTCGACTTTGATGAAATAGAACGTTACTCCTTCTCCGATAACTGGGACCTCATCGGAAACCTTATGGCTCAACATGCGGAAACATTGGAAAAAGCTGGATCAGATTTTGTAATCCTATGTACAAACACTATTCACTTAGTAAGTGATGCCATTACTGGTGCAACCAGCGTTCCTTTTTTACATATTGCCAATGCAACCGGTGAGGCAATTGTGAAAACCGGAATAAAGAAAGTAGCTTTATTGGGTACAAAGTTTACTATGGAGAAAGATTTTTACACCAAAATACTTAGAGAAGAATTTGATCTGGAAATTTTGGTTCCCAATAATGAGGACATGGATACGCTTCACTCCATTATTTACAATGAACTTGTTAAGGGTGTTTTTAAACCAGAATCCAAAGAAGTTTGTTTGGGCATCATTAAAAAATTAGAAGCCCAAGGTGCTGAAGGTGTAATTTTAGGATGTACAGAACTACCAATGTTAATATCTGACAGTGAGGTAGCCACCCCAACATTTGATACTACAAAAATACATGCTCAAAAAGCCGTGGATTTTGCGCTTTCTTAA
- a CDS encoding helix-turn-helix transcriptional regulator, with protein MDIVEISKILSNKTRVNILKWLKKPELNFPPHQDIDHFDDGVCVGYIQDKTGLSQSTISTYLNSMQNVDLVIPTRHGKWTYYRRNEQVIKAYIEAIKTDL; from the coding sequence ATGGATATTGTTGAAATAAGTAAAATTTTATCAAATAAAACTAGGGTTAATATTCTGAAGTGGCTAAAAAAACCTGAATTAAATTTCCCCCCACATCAAGACATTGACCATTTTGACGATGGGGTCTGCGTAGGATATATACAAGATAAAACTGGTCTATCGCAGTCAACAATTTCAACTTATTTGAACTCTATGCAAAATGTAGATTTGGTCATTCCTACCAGACATGGAAAATGGACATATTACAGAAGAAATGAACAAGTAATCAAGGCTTATATTGAAGCTATTAAAACAGATTTATAG
- a CDS encoding conjugal transfer protein TraO codes for MKKNCLRCLIFLTLFMISLEQAYSQRSDFFFDIVPSYKTNGYGINGNINYFHSTTDFFRASFVFASSIEQPVAGLEFPYDDYMLSLGYFTTLVTSPKKGFFMFFGGGPSLGYKYINRGETDFPFDAVDAESSFMYGGFATFELDFFLSDTFSIILPITGFYHFNSDLNNTTLLLGAGLRYYLD; via the coding sequence ATGAAAAAAAACTGCCTACGCTGCTTGATATTTTTGACCTTGTTCATGATTTCCCTGGAACAAGCCTACTCACAAAGAAGTGATTTTTTCTTCGACATAGTTCCAAGCTATAAGACAAATGGATACGGTATAAACGGCAATATCAATTATTTCCACAGTACCACGGATTTTTTTAGGGCATCGTTCGTGTTCGCCTCTTCAATAGAACAGCCCGTTGCAGGCCTTGAGTTTCCATATGATGATTACATGTTGAGCCTTGGATACTTTACAACCTTAGTTACCTCGCCAAAAAAAGGATTTTTTATGTTTTTTGGCGGAGGTCCCTCCTTGGGCTATAAATACATTAATCGCGGTGAAACTGATTTCCCATTTGATGCCGTGGATGCCGAGAGTTCTTTCATGTATGGAGGTTTTGCTACTTTTGAACTGGATTTTTTCCTATCGGATACCTTTTCGATAATTCTTCCAATTACCGGATTCTATCATTTTAACAGTGACCTTAACAATACCACGCTTTTATTGGGAGCAGGGCTGCGTTATTATTTGGATTAA
- a CDS encoding DUF3298 and DUF4163 domain-containing protein, whose protein sequence is MKNPLCLLLVLLLTIGCENEGKLTFEPLQLTGGTCNECPKIEINIPRALDETAVARAINNALEEELIALLSFDEELEIDKVDDAIASFNNSFKELKTKFPDETVGWEAEVNSEVVYEDANILTLIFNAYTFTGGAHGYGSTTFLNFNKRKGVELENWELFEDMEGFQKFAETKFRIQEDIPQNENINITGFMFERDIFHLAENIGYTKDGIQLTYNQYEVASYADGPILLTLPFKEVNKYLKNKVKS, encoded by the coding sequence ATGAAAAACCCACTTTGCCTACTCCTTGTCTTACTGCTCACCATTGGTTGTGAAAATGAAGGCAAACTTACTTTTGAACCTCTTCAACTAACTGGGGGTACTTGCAATGAATGCCCAAAAATTGAAATCAATATACCAAGAGCATTGGATGAAACAGCCGTAGCTCGTGCCATAAATAATGCTCTAGAAGAAGAACTTATTGCTTTGCTCTCTTTTGATGAAGAGCTGGAAATTGATAAAGTGGATGATGCCATCGCCTCTTTCAACAATAGTTTTAAAGAACTAAAAACCAAATTCCCTGATGAGACCGTAGGTTGGGAAGCTGAAGTAAATAGTGAGGTTGTTTATGAAGATGCCAATATTCTCACATTGATCTTTAATGCATATACATTTACAGGTGGTGCACATGGGTATGGTTCTACAACTTTCTTGAATTTTAATAAAAGAAAAGGAGTAGAGCTTGAAAATTGGGAGCTTTTTGAAGATATGGAAGGTTTTCAAAAATTTGCCGAGACCAAATTTAGGATTCAGGAAGATATCCCGCAAAATGAGAACATTAACATAACCGGATTTATGTTTGAACGCGATATCTTTCATTTGGCAGAAAACATTGGATATACCAAAGATGGTATTCAGTTGACCTATAACCAATATGAGGTTGCTTCTTATGCGGACGGCCCCATTCTTTTAACCTTGCCTTTTAAGGAGGTAAATAAATATTTAAAAAATAAGGTAAAATCCTAG